The DNA region AGGATGCCCATGATCGCCTGCGCGGTGACCGACTTGCCGGAGCCGGACTCCCCCAGGACGGCGAGCGTCTCGCCCTCGGCCACCGAGTAGTTGACCCCGTTGACGGCCTTGGCCACCCCGTCCCGGGTGTGGAACTCCACGTGCAGATCGCGCACTTCGAGCAACATGGCAGCGGGCTCCTCAGCGCAGCTTGGGGTCCAGGGCGTCGCGCACCGCGTCGCCGAGCATGATGAAGGCGAGCACCGTGACCGCCAGGGCACCGGCGGGCCAGAGCAGCATGTGCGGCGCGTTGCGGATGTACTGGGAGGCGGCGGAGATGTCGATGCCCCAGGAGACGGCCGGCGGTTTCAGGCCGACGCCGAGGTAGGAGAGGGTCGCCTCCAGGGAGATGTAGGTGCCCAGTGCGATGGTCGCGACGACGATCACGGGGGCGATCGCGTTGGGCATGATGTGCCGCAGCATCATGCGTGAGTTGGAGGCGCCCAGCGCCCGGGCGGCCTGCACGTAGTCGTTCTGCTTGGCAGTGATGACGGAGCCCCGTGCGATGCGGGCGATCTGGGGCCAGCCCAGCAGCACGATGAAGCCGATCACGGGCCAGACCGTGGAACTCGTGACCACGGAGAGGAAGACCAGCCCGCCCAGGACCACCGGGATGCCGAAGAAGACGTCCGTGAGGCGGGAGAGCACCGCGTCCCACGCACCTCCGAAGAAGCCCGCGAGACCGCCCAGCACTCCGCCGAGCAGCGAGACGCCGAGCGTGGAGCAGACGCCCACGGTCACCGAGGTCCGCGCCCCGTAGACGGTGCGGGTGTAGACGTCGCAGCCCTGTCCGTCGAAGCCGAAGGGGTGGCCCGGCTGGGAGCTCTCCTGGGCCTTGGCCAGGTCGCAGTCGAGGGGGTCCTGGTCGGTGATCAGCGAGGGCCAGATCGAGATGATCACCAGGAAGAGGATGATCAGACCGGAGATGATGAAGACCGGGTTGCGCCGCAGGTCGCGCCAGGCGTCGGACCACAGGCTGCGCGGCTTGCCTCCGGGCCCGGTGCCTTCGGGGCCGCCGGGCGTCTTCTCCAGCGTGGTGCCCTCGTCCATGGCGAGGTCCATGGCTCCGCCCGCCCCGGCCCCCGAGATGGCTCCGCCCCCCGTCGCGTCGTCCCACGGCTGCTGCTCAGGCATAGCGGATCCTCGGGTCGAGTACGGCGTACAAGAGGTCGACGATCAGGTTCGCGGCCAGGAAGACGAGGACCAGGACGGTGACGAAACCGACGACGGTCTGGGAGTTCTGCCGCAGGATGCCCTGGTAGAGCTGGTAGCCGACTCCGTGGATGTTGAAGATGCGCTCGGTGACGATCGCCCCGCCCATCAGCGCACCCACGTCCGTGCCGATGAAGGTGACGACGGGGATGAGGGAGTTGCGCAGCAGGTGCCGCACGACGACCCGCCGCCGGGGCAGGCCCTTGGCCACGGCGGTACGGACGTAGTCGGCGCGGGCGTTCTCGGCGATCGAGGTCCGGGTGAGCCGGGTGACGTAGGCCAGCGAGACGGAGGCCAGGACCAGCCCGGGCAGGATCAGCTCGTCGACGGGCGCCTCCGGGGAGACGGACGGCTTGATCACGCCCCACTTCACCCCGAGGAGGAGCTGGAGCAGCAGGCCGGTGACGAACGTCGGCACGGCGATGACGACCAGGGTCAGGATCAGCACCCCGGTGTCGACGGGCCGCCCGCGGCGCAGTCCGGTGACGACGCCGAGGCTGATGCCGATGACGATCTCGAAGACGATCGCGATGACGGTGAGCCGGATGGTGATGGGGAAGGCGGTCGCCATCAGTTCGGTGACCTCCTGCCCGTTGAACGCGGTGCCGAAGTCCCCGGTGAAGATGTTGCCCATGTAGGTCAGGTACTGCTGCCAGACGGGCTTGTCGAGGCCGAACTCCGTGCGCAGCTGGGCGGCGGTCGCCGGATCGCACTGGCGGTCGCCGCAGAGGCCCGCGATGGGGTCGCCCATCACGTTCACCATGAGGAAGATCAGCAGCGTGGTGCCGATGAAGACCGGGATCATCTGCAGCAGCCGCCGGATCACATAACGT from Streptomyces sp. B1I3 includes:
- a CDS encoding ABC transporter permease, whose amino-acid sequence is MGRYVIRRLLQMIPVFIGTTLLIFLMVNVMGDPIAGLCGDRQCDPATAAQLRTEFGLDKPVWQQYLTYMGNIFTGDFGTAFNGQEVTELMATAFPITIRLTVIAIVFEIVIGISLGVVTGLRRGRPVDTGVLILTLVVIAVPTFVTGLLLQLLLGVKWGVIKPSVSPEAPVDELILPGLVLASVSLAYVTRLTRTSIAENARADYVRTAVAKGLPRRRVVVRHLLRNSLIPVVTFIGTDVGALMGGAIVTERIFNIHGVGYQLYQGILRQNSQTVVGFVTVLVLVFLAANLIVDLLYAVLDPRIRYA
- a CDS encoding ABC transporter permease — its product is MPEQQPWDDATGGGAISGAGAGGAMDLAMDEGTTLEKTPGGPEGTGPGGKPRSLWSDAWRDLRRNPVFIISGLIILFLVIISIWPSLITDQDPLDCDLAKAQESSQPGHPFGFDGQGCDVYTRTVYGARTSVTVGVCSTLGVSLLGGVLGGLAGFFGGAWDAVLSRLTDVFFGIPVVLGGLVFLSVVTSSTVWPVIGFIVLLGWPQIARIARGSVITAKQNDYVQAARALGASNSRMMLRHIMPNAIAPVIVVATIALGTYISLEATLSYLGVGLKPPAVSWGIDISAASQYIRNAPHMLLWPAGALAVTVLAFIMLGDAVRDALDPKLR